The following nucleotide sequence is from Synechococcus sp. KORDI-52.
ATCAACCGGGAGGAGCATCTGGACTGGGCCCTGATGGGCGATGGGTCCAAGCTTCTGGACTGGGCCGTCAGCAGTGGCCGCATCAGCCAGGTGGGCTTCAGCAGCCATGGCAGCAACCCGCTGATCGATCGGGCGCTGCGCAGCCAGCGCTTCAGGTTCTGCAGCCTGCACCTGCATTGGCTGGATCCCCAGCGCCTGCCCCTAGCCCGTTGGGCACTGGAGCACGGCCTCGGTGTGATGGCAATCTCCCCTGCCGACAAAGGCGGTCGCCTGCAGGCCCCCAGCCCAACACTGGTGGAGGACTGCAGCCCTTTTACCCCCCTCGAGCTGGCCTACCGGTTCCTGCTGGCTCAGGGCATCAGCACCCTGACCGTTGGCGCCGCGGCTGCGGACGACCTGCAGCTCGCTGCGACGTTGGCGCAGGAGGATGGGCCCCTCAGCCAGGCCGAGCAACAGGCTCTGATCACGGCAGAAAGGCGGCAGCAGGAACGTCTCGGCCCGGAGCATTGCAAGCAGTGTCAGGCCTGCGTTCCCTGTCCGAACGAGGTGCCGATCCCCGAACTCCTGCGGCTGCGCAATCTGACCCTGGGCCATGGGCTCTCCGAATTTACGCAGGAGCGCTACAACCTGATTGGCCGTGCCGGCCATTGGTGGGAAGAGCACGACGCCTCCGCCTGTGAACGCTGTGGGGAGTGCCTTCCCCGTTGCCCGCATCACTTGCCCATTCCTGATCTGCTGGGGGACACCCACCAACGCTTGAAGGCCTCACCCCGGCGGCGGCTCTGGAGCTGAATCACGCCAGCGATCTTTCAAGGCGCTCTGGTCGTAGGGCAACAGCGGTGGCAGGGACCAGCAGCGCGACCAGGTGTCTGCAGACGGAAACAACAGAGGACGCACGCGGGCCGAAAGGGCGTTCTGGTCCGCCGTCAACTGCGACGACGAGATGGGAGCCCGCCAACCCAACTGCGCCAGGCGGCGACGCAGGGGATCACGCCATCCCTGCTCGACCCAGCTGTGGGGCACCGGCTCACGGCTGGCCTTCGGTCGGAGCAGAACGTTCCAGTGCAAGGGGGCACCGGAATCAGGCAGCACCGCCCGAAGTCGGGGATCCCGCCCCAGCAGAGCGATGCAGCGGCTCAGCGGAAGAACCACAACCTTGGCCTCACCCTTGAGGAGCCAGTTGGTGGCTTGACGGTCGTCATAGGTGAGGGCCTGGCGACGCAGCGCATGCAAAGCTTGGGCTCCACCCAGATGATCCGCCAGACTCATGACCAGACGGGGGCTGGCGGGCAGCACCACACGCCCTGCCATGGAGGAATCCAGCAACAAGGGCCACCCCTGCTGGGTCTTGGCGGGGTCATCCCGCAGCAGCATCACCCAGGGGCTGACGGCCAGCGGCAACACCCGATCCTGCAGGGCACCGAGGTTGGCCAGCAGAACCTTGGCCTGACCATCCAACTGGCTAAGGAGCAGTTCAGAGGCAATGGGCTGCAGAGCGCCTGCTGAATGCGCTTCAAGCCACCCATCCCCCATCACCAACACATCGGCACGCGCCTGATCCTCCGGCGTCCAGTCCTGCTGAGCTGGAGCCAGCTTCAGGCGCCAGGGCTTGGGCAAGGCATCAGCCCACGGTTTCGGCAAAACCCCAGCCGGGGCCAACAGGGTTGGTGCGGCTGTCGTCGAACGACAGCCGGCCAGCAGCACGGTTCCCGTCGCCCCGATCATCTGGAGCACATGGCGCCGGCTTATTGGACCCACCCGCTCACTCCAGACATTCATGGAATTGACGTTACGGGGGGCTGAGCAGCTGCTCCAAGGCACGCTCACACTCCAGCACCAGGTCGGCACATGAGCATCCCCGCAGCTGGGCGAGCAGCAACAGAGCGCCGGCACCCACCCCCTCTTTCACATAGCCCCGTTCGTAGTCCCTTAACGGTTGATGAGCACTGCCGCGAAAGCGCACGCCACAGGCCAGGACGGAAAGCTCGGCAGCGATGTGGTGAGCGGTGGCATCCACAAGCCCACCAAAGGAGGACTGACTCGCGGCCGCCGCACCCTCCTCAGCAAGCCAGCTGGTGGTGCCGATCAGCACCTGGGCCGCTAGGCGATCCCGCTGTCTGGCGGAAAGGGCCTGCATTGCCAAGGCCAGAACAGCCAGCATCTGGCACCCGCCACCCAGCAACAGCGGTTGTCGCGACGACACAGCCCCCACCAACACCCCTGCAGTGAAGGCCTGAAAGGGGTCACCAACGGCAGCCAGGATCTGCTCAGCCGCCGGATGCTCCCCGAGGGACGCCCGCTGCAGCCCTTGGGTAACCAGCTCTTGCTTGAGCTGGTGGGGAGGGTGACGGGCACTGCCGCTGATCAGATGGGCCACCTCCATGCCGAAAGCCGTCAGGACGGCTTGAGCGGTTGTGGTTCCACCTGGAACACATTCCGCCAGCACCAAGGGGCGTTGCAACCGCTGCCCCAGCAGCTCTCCCTGCCTCAACAAATACTGCACCCGCGGCAATGGCATCGCCGCACCACTGGACAGACAAGCCGAGGGGCCTTGATCCAGGGGCTCAATGTCCAGGTGGGGAAAATCGGGTTTCTGGGCCAAACCAAGGGCCACCACCTGCGGCATCAACTTCAAGCGTCGCGCCGCGACATGGCTAAGCAGGGCGGGGGAAACGCCAGCGGGCAGCGGCGGCAGGGGCCAACGGCGCTGCGCAGCCGGTCCATGGATCAGAAGCTCTGCATCAGCCAGGGCCGTATAACGCCGCGAGGCGGCGGTGGAGCCAGCGGCGGAAATTCCTTCATGCTCCGCCGTCCGCGTGGCCGCCAACACCAGCAACAGATCCACCGGTTGATCGATGGAGGACCAGGGACGCAGTACCGCTGCGTCCAGAACGCTTGCATCGGGACGTCCCAGCTGCTGACAACCCTCAGGCAACACCAAGGCTTCAGAGGGGGTCGAGGGCAACGAGTCCATGCAGCAGCCGCGGGGGCTCAGGAATCGGTGATCGAAGACGAGGGAAAATCCAGTACGCCAAGGCATGGAGGGAGAGGACGTAGATGACCTCCTGAACGACGACCAGCAGCAGCGCCATCAACTGAACCTGGGTGAGATCCGGTGTGATCGGCAGATGCAGTACCGCGATCAAGCGGTCGAGCAGAGCGGAACCGGCCCGGGTGATCACGACCCAGAGGTTTTCTCCCACCAGCAACGAGAGCACGAGAACTCGAACCAAAAACCCTGCTGTTCCAAGCAGGACCCCCCCCGACCAGCTCAGCCACCAGCTGAACCCTCGGCACCAGCTCCAGCCCAGCCACAGCGACAAGAGACCGTAGGGAAAGAGCAGCAGCGGCCCACGCAACGGACCCATCAGCGCCGTAAGCAGAAGCACGGAGAGCAACAGCCCCTCGACACCGGCACGGCTGCCACGCCGCAACTGCAGCAAGATCAGGGGAAGCGGAAGGGCCAGACGAAAGAGAGCACCACCCACCGGGAGGTAGTAGAGAGCCAACCAGATCAGACCCGTTGCTGCCGCGAGATACGCCCCTTCAACAAGCCTGAGAGCCTGCTGGCGACTCAACCGGGGGGTCACGTCAGTCATGGTTCGACCCGCTCAATCCGTTCCACCGCGAAACCAACATCAGCCTCACGCAAGGCGCGGGTGACGGCTTCAGCAGGAGCGGCAGGGTCGGCTCCGGCCAAACGGATGGTGATGCGATAAGGCTCCTGGGGCTGAGCTTGGGACGGCACTGGCCTCGTCGCTTGCTCCGGCACAGGCTCAAGGGCCTCCTCTGCCTCAGGCTTGGGAGCAGGCTTGGGTACCGGTTCTAAGGGACGCTCAGCCGTGGGGCTGGCGACTGGTGGGCTTGTCTTCACAGCCGGTATGGGCTCAGCTGCCTGGGCCGGCTTAGCTTCAGGCACCGCGAAGGATCGTTCCAACTGCTCGGCGACCGGTGTGCCGGCACAGGCCTGCAGGAGCCCCAAAGGCAGCAGCCAAAGCAGACGGGCCATCAATTACCAGCCGGCTTGATCACCCGCACCGCACTGGCCCTGAGCCGACCGGTCTTGGTGGTGGCGGGGGTTTTCTTGGCGGCTGGTTTTTTGGCCGCTGGCTTCTTGGCCGCCGGTTTTTTCGCGGCGGTTTTGCGACCGCCCTTCTTCGATGCTGCCTTGGCGGCAAGCAGTTCAACTGCCTCCTCAAGGGTCACCTCGTCAGCGCCTTTGCCTTCCGGCAGCGAGGCATTCACCTTGCCCTGTTTGACGTACAGGCCGTAGGGACCGTCATAGACCTGAATGGTTTCATCACTGCCCTCTGGCTTACCGAGGTCCTTGAGGGCGGTGCGTCCACCTCGGCCGCGTTTGGGCATGGCCAGCAGCTCGAGGGCACGGCTCAACCCCACCGCCAGGACATCGTCATCCCCCTTGAGGGACCGGTAATCCTTCTCGCCCTTGCCTTTGTCCCAGACGACATAAGGACCAAAGCGGCCGAGACCCGCCTGAATGCGCCCACCATCGGGATGTTCTCCGAGAAGACGCGGCAAGCGGAGCAGTCCGAG
It contains:
- a CDS encoding aldo/keto reductase, which codes for MNTRAFGSGRPVSLFTLGTMRALNSAAQMAEVLDAAAEAGINHLETAPAYGPAERFLGEALRQNCRTRPDHWVITSKLLPGLSFEKGQRRLDQILERLGCPQLDNLAIHGINREEHLDWALMGDGSKLLDWAVSSGRISQVGFSSHGSNPLIDRALRSQRFRFCSLHLHWLDPQRLPLARWALEHGLGVMAISPADKGGRLQAPSPTLVEDCSPFTPLELAYRFLLAQGISTLTVGAAAADDLQLAATLAQEDGPLSQAEQQALITAERRQQERLGPEHCKQCQACVPCPNEVPIPELLRLRNLTLGHGLSEFTQERYNLIGRAGHWWEEHDASACERCGECLPRCPHHLPIPDLLGDTHQRLKASPRRRLWS
- a CDS encoding substrate-binding domain-containing protein, translating into MGPISRRHVLQMIGATGTVLLAGCRSTTAAPTLLAPAGVLPKPWADALPKPWRLKLAPAQQDWTPEDQARADVLVMGDGWLEAHSAGALQPIASELLLSQLDGQAKVLLANLGALQDRVLPLAVSPWVMLLRDDPAKTQQGWPLLLDSSMAGRVVLPASPRLVMSLADHLGGAQALHALRRQALTYDDRQATNWLLKGEAKVVVLPLSRCIALLGRDPRLRAVLPDSGAPLHWNVLLRPKASREPVPHSWVEQGWRDPLRRRLAQLGWRAPISSSQLTADQNALSARVRPLLFPSADTWSRCWSLPPLLPYDQSALKDRWRDSAPEPPPG
- a CDS encoding nicotinate-nucleotide--dimethylbenzimidazole phosphoribosyltransferase, with the protein product MDSLPSTPSEALVLPEGCQQLGRPDASVLDAAVLRPWSSIDQPVDLLLVLAATRTAEHEGISAAGSTAASRRYTALADAELLIHGPAAQRRWPLPPLPAGVSPALLSHVAARRLKLMPQVVALGLAQKPDFPHLDIEPLDQGPSACLSSGAAMPLPRVQYLLRQGELLGQRLQRPLVLAECVPGGTTTAQAVLTAFGMEVAHLISGSARHPPHQLKQELVTQGLQRASLGEHPAAEQILAAVGDPFQAFTAGVLVGAVSSRQPLLLGGGCQMLAVLALAMQALSARQRDRLAAQVLIGTTSWLAEEGAAAASQSSFGGLVDATAHHIAAELSVLACGVRFRGSAHQPLRDYERGYVKEGVGAGALLLLAQLRGCSCADLVLECERALEQLLSPP
- a CDS encoding DUF2232 domain-containing protein: MTDVTPRLSRQQALRLVEGAYLAAATGLIWLALYYLPVGGALFRLALPLPLILLQLRRGSRAGVEGLLLSVLLLTALMGPLRGPLLLFPYGLLSLWLGWSWCRGFSWWLSWSGGVLLGTAGFLVRVLVLSLLVGENLWVVITRAGSALLDRLIAVLHLPITPDLTQVQLMALLLVVVQEVIYVLSLHALAYWIFPRLRSPIPEPPRLLHGLVALDPL